The Aethina tumida isolate Nest 87 chromosome 6, icAetTumi1.1, whole genome shotgun sequence genome has a segment encoding these proteins:
- the LOC109603231 gene encoding O-acyltransferase like protein, with product MILRCTVGLLVLLVSVNCFNPDQLYNESGYEFVPEVYRMEDVDECSSLGYLYCETGVEISPIDSNNSVWKIIEKTIESDDYLPRNMLRRGLCLPKEIIANEQAANKLILQKVEDEYKNINMSAKVHHMDCNQEFSFTYFDLNLVLVSTVYLSFLILATYTDYKTKDKSKNHVLITSFSLLSNWEKFKRLPTSPDYQRLKSMQGLRCMIMLSIIVGHSLYSLMYSYIENFKEIERNIGSYPFQIFANMGMYQVQIFLLMSGWLLALQVLTIQDMFKKYTLTHAFLMYLNRFLRLFPVVGLMIAFHTSNIPMFVMQGSAFASKLVQRTKNCRTNWWKTILFVHNNEYASKMCESGTWYLGVDSQMYFICLFIMYYILKHKKSIISLIKLTVVLCVIYGCIIWSQNMAFFLRITPRQLQFGQAEQLWDFTVLYISTPSSASTFVIGIIFGWVYYKTRNVDYKLSPLWFPVWLLVFVGVPWSVLHFSMYKVYGVKAALIGAVIKPIFAIGVGLGVLGMAHNLGGPVKRFFEWKGFEYLANITFSLYIFHFDVVFPRSLKINKPVYLSYQLLFINWALDICTSVLIGFSIYMILELPCGNVIKLFMKKLMDKEKSKVKKEE from the exons ATGATTTTACGATGCACTGTTGGTTTATTGGTGTTATTAGTTTCCGTAAACTGTTTCAACCCTGATCAACTTTACAAtg agtCTGGATACGAATTTGTGCCAGAAGTGTACCGAATGGAAGACGTTGATGAGTGTTCTTCCTTGGGTTATCTATATTGCGAAACTGGCGTCGAAATATCCCCCATAGACAGCAACAATAGCGTATGGAAAATTATAGAG aaaACTATAGAATCAGACGATTATTTGCCGAGGAACATGCTGAGGCGAGGCTTGTGCCTTCCTAAAGAGATTATTGCAAACGAACAAGCGGCAAATAAACTTATACTTCAAAAAGTGGAGGATGAATACAAGAACATTAACATGAGTGCCAAGGTGCACCACATGGATTGCAACCAAGAGTTTTCATTTACCTATTTCGACTTGAATTTGgt tctCGTCTCCAccgtttatttaagttttttaattctggCAACTTACACAGATTACAAAACGAAAGACAAATCCAAAAAtcatgttttaattacatcCTTTTCACTGCTGAGCAACTGGGAGAAGTTTAAGCGTTTACCAACGAGCCCAGATTATCAACGATTGAAGTCGATGCAAGGTTTAAGGTGCATGATAATGCTTTCGATTATTGTAGGCCATAGCCTGTACAGCCTTATGTACAGCTACATCGAAAACTTCAAAGAAATTGAAAGG AACATCGGGTCGTATccgtttcaaatatttgccaACATGGGGATGTACCAGGTGCAAATATTCCTCCTGATGTCCGGCTGGTTGTTGGCGCTGCAGGTGCTGACGATCCAAGACATGTTCAAGAAGTACACATTGACTCACGCCTTTTTGATGTACCTCAATAGATTTTTGAGGTTGTTTCCAGTCGTGGGATTGATGATAGCCTTCCACACATCTAATATACCGATGTTTGTCATGCAGGGCTCCGCGTTCGCGTCTAAACTGGTGCAACGCACCAAGAACTGCAGGACCAATTGGTGGAAGACCATCCTGTTCGTGCATAACAACGAATACGCCAGCAAAATG TGTGAATCCGGTACTTGGTATTTGGGAGTCGACAGCCAAATGTACTTTATTTGCTTGTTCATCATGtactacattttaaagcaCAAAAAGAGCATAATTTCCCTGATAAAACTGACTGTTGTTTTGTGCGTAATTTATGGTTGTATAATATGGTCGCAAAACATGGCGTTCTTCCTCAGGATTACTCCACG TCAGTTACAGTTTGGACAAGCGGAGCAGCTTTGGGATTTCACGGTGCTGTACATCAGCACCCCATCCTCAGCTTCCACCTTCGTGATTGGTATTATATTCGGTTGGGTTTACTACAAAACCAGAAACGTGGATTACAAATTGTCTCCGCTTTGGTTTCCCGTTTGGTTGTTGGTTTTTGTAGGTGTGCCTTGGAGTGTTCTGCATTTTTCCATGTACAAAGTGTACGGGGTCAAAGCTGCTCTAATTGGGGCTGTTATCAAGCCCATATTTGCCATAGGGGTTGGGCTGGGGGTCCTTGGAATGGCCCACAACCTCGGAGGACCGGTGAAGAGGTTTTTTGAGTGGAAAGGCTTCGAGTATCTTGCCAACATCACCTTCAGTTTGTACATCTTCCATTTCGACGTTGTCTTTCCTCGATCTTTGAAGATAAATAAGCCAGTTTATCTTTCATACCAGCTTTTG ttcATTAATTGGGCTTTAGATATATGCACTTCTGTGTTAATTGGATTTTCCATATACATGATTTTGGAGTTGCCTTGTGGTAATGTTATAAAGCTCTTCATGAAGAAGTTAATGGACAAAGAAAAGAGTAAAGTGAAGAAAGaagaataa
- the LOC126265816 gene encoding uncharacterized protein LOC126265816, which yields MLHKFNLLCLALLSVGTTQGEISYRILEECRRENSSPLTSLVHTMCLYKCFYEKSGLVDQKGTFLLNQLKTDPELARLPEYDKERLFDCLETVDKIQSCHDIVNVTRCFHSKN from the exons ATGTTGCACAAATTCAACCTGTTGTGTCTCGCGTTACTCTCAGTCGGAACAACCCAG ggaGAGATCAGCTATCGAATCCTGGAGGAGTGCAGAAGAGAGAACAGCAGCCCCCTGACGTCCCTGGTACACACGATGTGCCTGTACAAGTGCTTCTACGAGAAATCTGGTCTGGTGGACCAAAAGGGTACGTTCCTCCTCAACCAGCTGAAAACGGATCCGGAACTGGCCCGACTCCCGGAATACGACAAAGAACGGTTGTTCGATTGTCTCGAAACGGTGGACAAGATCCAGAGCTGTCACGACATCGTCAACGTAACGCGTTGCTTCCATTCGAAGAACTGA